The following proteins come from a genomic window of Pararhodobacter sp.:
- the phaZ gene encoding polyhydroxyalkanoate depolymerase produces MKQMATYDLMETMRNTNEWLGASARAMASYPIFGMVPHPMFKVMSAWGRVTERSFARMTIKPAWGIRTVVGDEGRDHLVQTKVEIERPFGNLVRFHVQNRREKKRRILLCAPMSGHYATLLRSTVASLLPDAELWVTDWHNARDIPVSEGKFDIEDYTQYVVDFMKHLGPDTHVIAVCQPVPLALAATAMLAEQEPEAQPLTLTLIGGPVDPDANATEVTDFGRRVTMGQLEHLAIQRVGFKFAGVGRQVYPGLMQLSGFISMNAERHAKAFSDKIIAAARGLDSERDDHNRFYDEYLSVMDMTAEFYLSTVERIFKGREIAKNEFVVNGHKIDMGKITNVAVKIVEGTNDDISAPGQCLAALDLLTGLDESKKAQHLEPGAGHYGIFAGSSWRNNIRPLVLNFMDRHSKHEAKANVDATPVAQPEAKPVVKLAASKD; encoded by the coding sequence GGTGCCGCATCCTATGTTCAAGGTTATGTCGGCCTGGGGTCGCGTCACCGAGCGCAGCTTTGCGCGCATGACCATCAAGCCGGCCTGGGGCATCCGCACCGTTGTCGGCGACGAAGGCCGCGATCATCTGGTGCAAACCAAGGTCGAGATCGAGCGTCCATTCGGCAATCTGGTGCGGTTCCATGTCCAGAACCGCCGCGAGAAAAAGCGCCGCATCCTGCTATGCGCGCCAATGTCTGGCCACTATGCGACACTGCTGCGCTCGACTGTCGCCAGCCTGTTGCCCGACGCAGAGCTTTGGGTCACCGATTGGCACAACGCCCGCGACATCCCGGTCTCCGAGGGCAAGTTCGATATCGAAGACTACACGCAGTATGTCGTTGATTTCATGAAACATCTTGGCCCCGACACCCATGTCATCGCGGTCTGTCAGCCGGTGCCTCTGGCGCTCGCCGCAACCGCCATGCTGGCCGAGCAAGAGCCCGAAGCACAGCCCTTGACCCTGACACTGATCGGCGGCCCGGTCGACCCAGACGCCAACGCGACCGAAGTCACCGACTTTGGCCGTCGTGTGACGATGGGCCAGCTGGAGCACCTTGCCATCCAGCGCGTCGGCTTCAAATTTGCCGGTGTCGGTCGTCAGGTCTATCCTGGACTGATGCAACTCTCGGGCTTTATTTCGATGAATGCCGAACGTCACGCCAAGGCCTTTTCGGACAAGATCATCGCCGCCGCACGCGGCCTCGACAGCGAGCGCGACGACCACAACCGCTTCTACGATGAGTATCTGTCCGTCATGGACATGACCGCTGAATTCTATCTGTCGACGGTCGAGCGCATCTTCAAAGGTCGTGAAATCGCGAAAAACGAGTTTGTCGTCAACGGCCACAAGATCGACATGGGCAAGATCACCAATGTCGCCGTGAAAATCGTGGAAGGGACCAACGATGACATCTCGGCTCCCGGGCAATGCCTGGCGGCCTTGGACCTTCTGACAGGTCTGGACGAGTCGAAAAAGGCGCAACATCTTGAGCCGGGCGCAGGCCATTACGGCATCTTTGCCGGGTCCAGCTGGCGCAACAATATCCGCCCCCTGGTCCTCAATTTCATGGATCGGCACAGCAAGCACGAGGCCAAAGCCAATGTCGACGCCACGCCAGTGGCGCAGCCCGAGGCAAAGCCTGTGGTCAAACTGGCCGCCTCCAAGGACTGA
- a CDS encoding exonuclease domain-containing protein: MLDRLSLRIRILLFFALLAAGAIGAIIAGLWVGMARAGLDAPTPEIIQGGLIAILLTTGLVVWVWFLFDANVARAIDSLASAIRARVHAGIDHDLAAEASAARYLGDLAPAAAAVTRSLAQTRSALAESVARETTRLAAEKTRLETLLADVPVAVLLCTAEHQLVFYNGQAVDILGEGSAPGLDRRLLDYLREGPIKHAYDRLSVAGDPDLASDLLCATVSGGRLLAGRMRVLRRREEGIAPGYVLTLRDVTADIAAHTRRDALLTEIFDRVRRPAANLQTVIGVMAELDGAQDVPDLAAAMRDEISVLTRAVTDLGARYDSIQADWRPLVNTRSADLLDGLEARFQAQTLTLSSEGPDLILQVDGFEIIAFWSWLAGRIAADGLASSFAMILAEEDGPGAMMRLTWQGEALSVGRLDRWLFDPMGRDTGELTAHTILQTHGTETWPESLPDGRHAVALPIRAARRAGRRPPPIARKVTYDFDLLSKARNAAVADTRLEDLTFVVFDTETTGLTPSTDSIVQIAAVRLVNGKKLDNEVFDTLVDPKRPIPASSTDVHGINDSMVVGAPDIIEAGRKFHKFAEGSVLIAHNAPFDMEFLRRQEAGIGKAFDHPVLDTVLLSAVVYGQLEQHSLDALTARLGITIPEEARHTAIGDTIATADAFLKLVPMLRARGLETFGQVVAEVRKHGRLLKDLNG, translated from the coding sequence ATGCTTGATCGCCTCAGCCTGCGGATCCGCATCTTGTTGTTCTTCGCGCTCTTGGCGGCGGGGGCAATCGGCGCAATCATCGCAGGGCTGTGGGTTGGCATGGCGCGGGCCGGACTGGACGCGCCGACGCCGGAAATCATCCAGGGGGGGTTGATCGCGATCTTGTTGACCACGGGTTTGGTGGTCTGGGTCTGGTTCCTGTTCGACGCGAATGTGGCGCGCGCCATCGACAGTCTGGCCTCGGCGATCCGGGCGCGGGTTCATGCGGGGATCGACCATGATCTGGCGGCCGAGGCGAGCGCCGCGCGCTATCTGGGTGACCTGGCCCCGGCGGCGGCGGCGGTAACACGCTCGCTGGCGCAAACCCGCAGCGCCTTGGCGGAATCCGTCGCGCGCGAGACAACCCGGCTGGCCGCCGAGAAAACGCGGCTGGAAACGCTGCTGGCGGATGTTCCCGTGGCGGTCTTGTTGTGCACCGCCGAGCATCAACTGGTTTTTTACAATGGGCAAGCCGTTGATATCCTGGGAGAAGGTTCCGCCCCTGGACTTGACCGACGGCTGCTGGACTACCTGCGCGAAGGGCCGATCAAACATGCCTATGACCGCTTGTCGGTCGCCGGTGATCCGGATTTGGCGTCGGATCTTCTGTGTGCAACGGTCAGTGGCGGGCGCTTGCTTGCCGGGCGGATGCGGGTGCTGCGGCGGCGCGAGGAGGGCATCGCGCCGGGCTATGTCCTGACGCTGCGCGATGTCACCGCAGACATTGCCGCCCACACGCGGCGCGATGCGCTGCTGACCGAAATCTTTGACCGGGTGCGCCGTCCGGCGGCGAATTTGCAAACCGTGATCGGCGTGATGGCCGAGCTGGACGGCGCGCAAGACGTGCCGGATCTGGCCGCTGCCATGCGCGATGAAATCAGTGTCCTGACCCGCGCGGTCACCGATCTGGGTGCGCGGTATGACAGCATTCAGGCGGATTGGCGGCCACTGGTCAACACCCGCTCGGCCGATCTTCTGGACGGGCTGGAGGCCAGATTTCAGGCCCAGACCCTGACGCTATCCAGCGAAGGCCCGGACCTGATCCTGCAGGTCGACGGGTTCGAGATCATCGCCTTTTGGTCGTGGTTGGCTGGCCGGATTGCTGCCGACGGATTGGCGAGCTCTTTCGCGATGATCCTGGCGGAAGAGGACGGCCCCGGCGCGATGATGCGTCTGACGTGGCAGGGCGAGGCGTTGTCTGTGGGGCGTCTTGATCGCTGGCTCTTTGACCCGATGGGGCGTGACACCGGCGAGCTGACGGCGCATACGATCCTGCAAACGCATGGCACCGAAACCTGGCCCGAGAGCTTGCCGGATGGCCGTCACGCCGTGGCCTTGCCGATCCGTGCGGCGCGTCGCGCGGGTCGCCGTCCGCCGCCGATTGCGCGCAAAGTGACCTATGATTTTGACCTGTTGTCGAAAGCCCGCAACGCGGCGGTCGCCGATACGAGACTTGAGGATCTGACCTTTGTGGTTTTCGACACCGAGACCACCGGGCTGACGCCGTCAACCGATTCCATCGTGCAGATCGCCGCGGTCCGGTTGGTGAACGGCAAGAAGCTGGACAACGAAGTGTTCGACACGCTTGTGGACCCCAAGCGACCCATTCCGGCGTCCTCCACGGATGTCCACGGGATCAACGACAGCATGGTGGTCGGCGCGCCCGATATCATCGAAGCCGGTCGCAAGTTTCACAAATTCGCCGAGGGCTCGGTGTTGATTGCGCATAACGCGCCGTTTGATATGGAGTTTTTGCGCCGACAAGAGGCCGGGATCGGCAAAGCGTTCGATCATCCGGTTCTGGACACGGTGCTGTTGTCGGCGGTGGTCTATGGCCAGTTGGAACAGCATTCGCTCGATGCCTTGACCGCGCGATTGGGGATCACCATTCCGGAAGAGGCCCGCCACACCGCGATCGGTGATACGATCGCCACCGCCGATGCCTTTCTGAAACTGGTGCCGATGCTGCGGGCGCGGGGGCTGGAAACCTTTGGTCAGGTCGTTGCCGAGGTGCGCAAACATGGCCGGTTGCTGAAAGATCTGAACGGGTAG
- a CDS encoding response regulator yields the protein MSEATTPKSILVIEDEDNIAIALDYLMTREGYSQKRIATGAGAVDLIREMRPDLVLLDVMLPEVSGYEICQNVRMDASLNDVKILMMTARGSAMERRKGLAMGADGFISKPFELKALRAEVRRILAGEPSPDGEQTTPDGAARHA from the coding sequence ATGAGCGAGGCGACAACACCTAAATCCATCCTGGTCATCGAGGACGAAGACAACATCGCCATCGCCCTCGACTATTTGATGACCCGCGAAGGATATTCGCAAAAGCGTATCGCGACCGGGGCGGGGGCTGTTGACCTGATCCGCGAGATGCGCCCCGATCTGGTGCTGCTGGATGTGATGCTGCCCGAGGTCTCGGGTTATGAAATCTGCCAGAATGTGCGCATGGATGCCAGTTTGAACGACGTCAAAATCCTGATGATGACGGCGCGCGGCTCGGCGATGGAGCGGCGAAAGGGGCTGGCGATGGGGGCGGATGGCTTCATTTCGAAGCCGTTCGAGCTCAAGGCCCTGCGCGCCGAAGTCCGGCGGATCCTGGCAGGCGAGCCGTCGCCCGATGGCGAGCAGACCACGCCAGACGGGGCGGCGCGCCATGCTTGA
- a CDS encoding DUF294 nucleotidyltransferase-like domain-containing protein, giving the protein MDPQIETLIAFLETVHPYDSLPQDELAQVAGFFSRRDYPADTEIYATGEPLDGIYLIERGTVEISDINGVVVSILGPRNTFGERGLLRDGLAVTTARTTEASVVLLLPEDELHRLMARFAAFERLFNRSRPSETRTNDLSTLKVSDLMARKPITVTPDASITDAAKLMRDNRISSLAVTVDGTLLGILTTRDLAFRVLAEGLSGDTAVSTVMTVDPLALSPDSLGSDILHTMLERRIGHIPVVFDGKLKGIVTQTDLTRFQAVSSAQLVRDAAVSNSAEEMAKVTARIPKLLQQLVTSNNAHEVVTRLITDVADTVTRRLLKLAEAKLGEPPVPYLWLACGSQGRQEQTGVSDQDNCLILDDSVTPDDMPYFKALAKFVSDGLDKAGYFYCPGDMMATADRWCQPVSIWRRYFQNWVASPSHEAQMLASVMFDLRPIGGQTRLFRDLQAETLANASKNSIFVAHMISNSLKHQPPLGLLRGFSTIRSGEYKNHIDMKLNGVVPIADLARIYALQGRLTEVNTRARILAAEYAGVVSVSGARDLIEAYDLIARLRLEGQAALVKSGRKPDNFLAPSDLSDFERSHLRDAFVVVRTMQSALGQRAGALG; this is encoded by the coding sequence ATGGATCCGCAGATCGAAACGTTGATCGCTTTCCTGGAAACGGTACACCCGTATGACAGCCTGCCTCAGGATGAATTGGCGCAAGTCGCCGGTTTTTTCAGCCGCAGGGACTATCCCGCCGACACGGAAATCTATGCCACCGGCGAGCCGTTGGACGGCATCTATCTGATCGAGCGCGGCACGGTCGAGATTTCGGATATCAACGGCGTTGTCGTGTCGATCCTCGGGCCGCGCAACACGTTTGGCGAACGGGGCTTGCTGCGTGACGGGCTGGCCGTGACCACGGCGCGCACCACCGAGGCCTCTGTCGTGTTGCTTCTGCCCGAGGATGAGTTGCACCGCCTGATGGCGCGCTTTGCGGCATTCGAGCGGCTGTTCAACCGATCCCGCCCGTCTGAAACGCGGACCAACGACCTGAGCACGCTGAAAGTGTCGGACCTGATGGCACGCAAGCCGATCACGGTGACGCCCGACGCCAGCATCACCGATGCGGCGAAACTGATGCGCGACAACCGCATTTCCAGCCTTGCGGTGACCGTCGATGGCACCTTGCTCGGGATCCTCACCACCCGTGACCTTGCGTTCCGCGTGCTGGCCGAGGGTCTGAGCGGCGATACCGCCGTCAGCACGGTGATGACGGTTGATCCCCTTGCGCTAAGCCCGGACTCTCTGGGCTCTGACATTCTTCACACGATGTTGGAGCGGCGGATCGGCCATATTCCGGTGGTTTTCGACGGCAAGCTCAAAGGCATCGTCACCCAGACTGACCTCACACGGTTTCAGGCCGTCAGCTCGGCGCAATTGGTACGCGATGCGGCGGTGTCGAATTCGGCCGAGGAAATGGCCAAAGTCACCGCCCGCATTCCGAAACTCCTGCAACAACTGGTGACCTCGAACAACGCGCATGAGGTGGTGACACGACTGATCACCGATGTCGCCGACACGGTGACGCGTCGCCTGCTGAAACTGGCCGAGGCCAAATTGGGGGAACCGCCGGTGCCCTATCTGTGGCTGGCCTGTGGATCGCAGGGGCGCCAGGAGCAAACCGGCGTCTCGGATCAGGACAATTGCCTGATCCTGGACGACTCCGTCACGCCCGACGACATGCCATATTTCAAGGCGCTCGCCAAATTCGTCTCGGATGGGTTGGACAAGGCCGGTTATTTCTATTGCCCCGGCGACATGATGGCCACGGCCGATCGCTGGTGCCAGCCCGTCAGCATTTGGCGGCGCTATTTTCAGAACTGGGTCGCCTCGCCCAGTCACGAGGCGCAAATGCTGGCCTCGGTGATGTTCGATCTGCGGCCGATCGGCGGACAAACCCGGCTGTTTCGCGACCTGCAGGCGGAAACGCTGGCCAATGCCTCGAAAAACTCGATTTTCGTCGCGCATATGATCTCGAATTCGCTCAAGCATCAGCCACCGCTGGGCTTGTTGCGCGGCTTCAGCACCATCCGCTCGGGCGAGTACAAGAACCACATCGACATGAAGCTCAACGGTGTGGTGCCGATTGCGGATCTGGCCCGCATCTATGCGTTGCAGGGCAGGTTGACCGAGGTCAATACCCGCGCCCGCATCCTTGCGGCTGAATACGCGGGTGTGGTGTCGGTGTCGGGTGCCCGAGACTTGATCGAGGCCTATGACCTGATCGCGCGGCTGCGCCTCGAAGGGCAGGCGGCCTTGGTCAAATCGGGTCGCAAACCGGACAACTTCCTGGCGCCGTCAGATTTGTCCGATTTCGAGCGTAGCCATTTGCGCGACGCTTTCGTTGTCGTGCGCACCATGCAATCGGCCCTCGGGCAACGCGCGGGTGCGTTGGGGTGA